A single region of the Lotus japonicus ecotype B-129 chromosome 4, LjGifu_v1.2 genome encodes:
- the LOC130711374 gene encoding multicystatin-like isoform X1 has protein sequence MADAPGGWVPVTNSIEIEILARFAVDEHNEKEKAALVLVRAIHAYSKVVAGVEYRVILEAKDGEKANYYEAEIFEGLDHIKKLVEFKLLGPIITDLEQFHAAGGLDGFVLKNSSNDDNGMSLDYLARFAVDDHNKNKDNEQLVFVDVIVGYVYPSLFSSLYHILLHAKNMAGETKTYYTVIYVFASYFKQVIVFI, from the exons ATGGCAGATGCACCAGGTGGTTGGGTACCAGTCACGAACAGCATTGAGATCGAGATTCTTGCTCGCTTTGCTGTTGATGAACACAATGAAAAAGAG AAGGCAGCTCTAGTGCTTGTAAGGGCGATACATGCATATAGTAAGGTGGTTGCAGGAGTTGAGTACCGCGTTATTTTGGAGGCAAAAGATGGTGAGAAGGCAAATTACTATGAAGCTGAGATCTTTGAGGGGTTGGACCACATCAAGAAGCTGGTGGAGTTCAAGCTCCTCGGACCTATCATCACTGATTTGGAACAATTCCATGCCGCAGGTGGTTTGGATGGATTTGTCTTGAAAAATTCTTCCAATGATGATAATGGCATGAGCCTGGATTACCTTGCTCGCTTTGCTGTTGATGACCACAACAAAAATAAG GACAATGAACAACTGGTGTTTGTAGATGTAATAGTTGGATATGTTTATCCGTCTTTATTCAGCTCATTGTACCACATCCTACTGCATGCAAAGAATATGGCTGGGGAGACTAAAACATATTATACCGTTATCTACGTGTTTGCTTCATACTTCAAACAGGTGATCGTGTTCATCTAG
- the LOC130711374 gene encoding multicystatin-like isoform X2 codes for MADAPGGWVPVTNSIEIEILARFAVDEHNEKEAALVLVRAIHAYSKVVAGVEYRVILEAKDGEKANYYEAEIFEGLDHIKKLVEFKLLGPIITDLEQFHAAGGLDGFVLKNSSNDDNGMSLDYLARFAVDDHNKNKDNEQLVFVDVIVGYVYPSLFSSLYHILLHAKNMAGETKTYYTVIYVFASYFKQVIVFI; via the exons ATGGCAGATGCACCAGGTGGTTGGGTACCAGTCACGAACAGCATTGAGATCGAGATTCTTGCTCGCTTTGCTGTTGATGAACACAATGAAAAAGAG GCAGCTCTAGTGCTTGTAAGGGCGATACATGCATATAGTAAGGTGGTTGCAGGAGTTGAGTACCGCGTTATTTTGGAGGCAAAAGATGGTGAGAAGGCAAATTACTATGAAGCTGAGATCTTTGAGGGGTTGGACCACATCAAGAAGCTGGTGGAGTTCAAGCTCCTCGGACCTATCATCACTGATTTGGAACAATTCCATGCCGCAGGTGGTTTGGATGGATTTGTCTTGAAAAATTCTTCCAATGATGATAATGGCATGAGCCTGGATTACCTTGCTCGCTTTGCTGTTGATGACCACAACAAAAATAAG GACAATGAACAACTGGTGTTTGTAGATGTAATAGTTGGATATGTTTATCCGTCTTTATTCAGCTCATTGTACCACATCCTACTGCATGCAAAGAATATGGCTGGGGAGACTAAAACATATTATACCGTTATCTACGTGTTTGCTTCATACTTCAAACAGGTGATCGTGTTCATCTAG